One stretch of Saccharomonospora xinjiangensis XJ-54 DNA includes these proteins:
- the metH gene encoding methionine synthase codes for MDSRFLAELDRRVLVADGGMGTALQEFDLTLDDFAQLEGCNEILNDTRPDVVSAVYRSFLEAGSDAIETNTFGTNYGNFGEYGILDRIRELAEKGTTLARRCADEYSTRDKPRFVLGSMGPGTKLPTLGHAPYSVLRDAYVENALGMLDGGVDAVLVETSQDLLQTKAAVVGAKRAMAVAGRRVPIIAQVTVEQTGTMLVGSEIGAALTALEPLGIDLIGMNCATGPAEMSEHLRVLSDHARVPLSVMPNAGLPELGPNGAVYPLSPDELAEALATFVRDFGARLVGGCCGTTPEHLRAVVDAVSALPPRQRTPRHLPSMSSVYQSVPFEQDASILNVGERTNANGSKKFREAMLDERYDDCVEIAKAQTREGAHVLDLCVDYVGRDGTRDMAELASRLATASTLPIMVDSTEPDVVRTGLEHLGGRCAINSVNYEDGTGQESRYQRVMELAVEHGAAVVVTCIDEEGQARTADWKVRIAERAIEDLTTNWGLDISSIIIDCLVFPITTGQEEVRKDAAETIEAIRTLKTRHPDVLTTLGLSNVSFGLNPAARQVLNSVFLHECREAGLDSAILNSSKILPMNKIDDEARQVALDLVYDRRRDGYDPLQRLMGLFEGKTASSTRESRAEELAKLPLFERLEKRIVEGEVNGLEADLDAAMRQKKPIDIINENLLAGMKVVGDLFGSGQMQLPFVLQSAEVMKTAVAYLEPHMEKTDSGGKGKLLLATVKGDVHDIGKNLVDIIVSNNGYDVVNIGIKQPINAILEAAEEHRVDAIGMSGLLVKSTVIMKDNLQEMNARGVARRYPVLLGGAALTRTYVENDLDDVYEGEVRYAKDAFEGLKLMDRVMAVKRGEVGEEDEAERAKRAERKARRERSLRIAEKRKAEQGPEPDLYDTTRSDVDPDVAVPTPPFWGAKVVKGIAVADYLSLLDERATFFGQWGLRGARDGEGPSYEELVESEGRPRLRAWIDELSTQGVLAHAALVYGYFPCYSDGNDLVVLEKDEPDALERLRFTFPRQRRDRRLCLADFFRSREKAEQTGQVDVLPVQLVTMGQPIADHANELFASNAYRDYLEIHGLGVQLTEALAEYWHRRIRQELRFASGAPVAAEDPDDLREFFRLGYRGARFSFGYGACPDLEDRAKIVELLGAERIGVTLSEEFQLHPEQSTDAIVAHHPEAKYFNT; via the coding sequence ATGGACAGTCGGTTTCTCGCCGAACTGGATCGCCGGGTCCTCGTCGCGGACGGCGGCATGGGCACCGCGCTCCAGGAATTCGACCTGACCCTCGACGACTTCGCGCAGCTGGAAGGCTGCAACGAGATCCTCAACGACACCCGTCCCGACGTGGTGTCGGCGGTGTACCGGAGCTTTCTCGAAGCGGGCTCCGACGCCATCGAGACGAACACGTTCGGCACCAACTACGGCAACTTCGGCGAGTACGGGATTCTCGACCGCATCAGGGAACTGGCCGAGAAGGGCACGACCCTGGCCCGGCGGTGTGCCGACGAGTACTCGACGCGGGACAAGCCCAGGTTCGTGCTGGGGTCGATGGGCCCCGGCACCAAACTGCCCACGCTCGGGCACGCACCGTACTCCGTGTTGCGGGACGCCTACGTCGAGAACGCGCTGGGGATGCTCGACGGTGGCGTTGACGCGGTGCTGGTGGAGACGTCGCAGGATCTGTTGCAGACCAAGGCTGCCGTGGTCGGCGCGAAACGCGCCATGGCCGTCGCGGGACGCCGGGTGCCGATCATCGCGCAGGTGACGGTGGAGCAGACCGGTACGATGCTCGTCGGTTCCGAGATCGGCGCCGCGCTCACCGCGCTGGAACCCCTCGGCATCGACCTGATCGGCATGAACTGCGCGACGGGGCCTGCCGAGATGAGCGAGCACCTGCGGGTGTTGTCCGACCACGCCCGCGTTCCGCTCTCGGTGATGCCCAACGCGGGGCTGCCGGAACTCGGCCCGAACGGCGCGGTGTACCCGCTGAGTCCCGACGAGCTGGCCGAGGCGCTGGCCACGTTCGTGAGGGACTTCGGGGCCCGCCTCGTCGGGGGGTGTTGCGGCACAACGCCCGAGCACCTCCGGGCGGTGGTGGATGCGGTGTCGGCGCTGCCGCCGAGACAGCGGACGCCTCGTCACCTTCCGTCGATGTCGTCGGTGTACCAGTCGGTGCCGTTCGAGCAGGACGCCTCGATCCTCAACGTGGGAGAGCGCACCAACGCCAACGGCTCGAAGAAGTTCCGCGAGGCGATGCTCGACGAGCGCTACGACGACTGCGTCGAGATCGCGAAGGCACAGACGAGGGAAGGTGCTCACGTACTGGATCTGTGCGTGGACTACGTCGGCCGCGACGGCACGCGCGACATGGCCGAACTCGCCTCCCGCCTCGCCACGGCATCGACGTTGCCGATCATGGTCGATTCCACCGAACCCGACGTCGTGCGGACCGGGCTCGAACACCTCGGTGGACGTTGCGCGATCAACTCGGTCAACTACGAGGACGGCACGGGGCAGGAGAGCCGGTACCAGCGGGTCATGGAACTGGCCGTCGAACACGGCGCCGCGGTGGTCGTCACCTGCATCGACGAGGAGGGGCAGGCTCGGACGGCCGACTGGAAGGTGCGGATCGCCGAGAGGGCCATCGAGGATCTGACCACCAACTGGGGTCTCGACATCTCGTCGATCATCATCGACTGCCTGGTGTTCCCGATCACCACGGGTCAGGAGGAGGTGCGCAAGGACGCCGCCGAGACCATCGAGGCGATCCGGACGCTGAAGACCCGGCATCCCGACGTGCTGACCACGCTGGGACTGTCGAACGTCTCCTTCGGCCTCAACCCGGCGGCGCGCCAGGTGCTGAACTCCGTCTTCCTGCACGAATGCCGCGAGGCCGGGCTGGACTCGGCGATTCTGAACTCGTCGAAGATCCTGCCGATGAACAAGATCGACGACGAGGCTCGCCAGGTGGCGCTCGACCTCGTCTACGACCGGCGACGCGACGGCTACGACCCGTTGCAGCGGCTGATGGGACTGTTCGAGGGCAAGACCGCGTCCTCGACCCGCGAATCCCGCGCGGAGGAACTCGCGAAGCTGCCGCTGTTCGAACGGCTGGAGAAGCGCATCGTCGAGGGAGAGGTGAACGGCCTCGAAGCCGACCTCGACGCGGCGATGCGGCAGAAGAAGCCCATCGACATCATCAACGAGAACCTGCTCGCCGGCATGAAAGTGGTCGGTGACCTCTTCGGCTCGGGCCAGATGCAGCTTCCGTTCGTGTTGCAGTCGGCCGAGGTCATGAAGACCGCCGTGGCGTACCTCGAACCGCACATGGAGAAGACCGACTCCGGCGGCAAGGGCAAACTCCTGCTGGCCACGGTGAAGGGCGACGTCCATGACATCGGCAAGAACCTGGTGGACATCATCGTGTCGAACAACGGCTACGACGTGGTGAACATCGGGATCAAGCAGCCGATCAACGCGATACTGGAGGCCGCGGAGGAGCACAGGGTCGATGCCATCGGCATGTCGGGCCTTCTTGTGAAGTCCACCGTGATCATGAAGGACAACCTTCAGGAGATGAACGCGAGAGGCGTCGCGCGGAGGTACCCCGTCCTGCTCGGTGGAGCCGCGCTCACGAGGACGTACGTCGAGAACGACCTCGACGATGTCTACGAGGGCGAGGTCCGCTACGCCAAGGACGCCTTCGAGGGTCTGAAGCTGATGGACCGCGTGATGGCCGTCAAGCGCGGCGAGGTCGGCGAGGAGGACGAGGCCGAGCGCGCGAAGCGGGCAGAACGCAAGGCCCGGAGGGAGCGCTCGCTGCGCATCGCCGAGAAACGCAAGGCGGAGCAGGGACCGGAACCGGACCTCTACGACACCACCCGTTCCGACGTCGATCCCGACGTCGCCGTGCCAACGCCGCCGTTCTGGGGAGCGAAGGTCGTCAAGGGGATCGCCGTCGCCGACTACCTCTCGCTGCTCGACGAGCGCGCGACGTTCTTCGGGCAGTGGGGCCTGCGCGGCGCCCGCGACGGTGAGGGTCCCTCGTACGAGGAGCTGGTGGAGTCGGAGGGAAGGCCACGGCTGCGGGCCTGGATCGACGAGCTGTCCACACAAGGTGTGCTCGCGCACGCCGCGCTCGTGTACGGCTACTTCCCGTGCTACTCCGACGGCAACGACCTCGTGGTGCTGGAGAAGGACGAGCCGGATGCTCTTGAGCGGCTGCGGTTCACCTTCCCCCGGCAGCGCCGCGACCGCAGGCTGTGTCTCGCGGACTTCTTCCGGTCGAGGGAGAAGGCGGAACAGACGGGGCAGGTCGATGTGCTGCCCGTGCAACTTGTGACGATGGGACAACCCATCGCCGACCACGCCAACGAGCTGTTCGCGAGCAACGCCTACCGCGACTACCTGGAGATCCACGGTCTCGGAGTGCAGCTCACCGAGGCACTGGCCGAGTACTGGCACCGCAGGATCCGGCAGGAACTGCGGTTCGCGTCGGGCGCACCGGTGGCGGCCGAGGACCCCGACGACCTGCGGGAGTTCTTCAGGCTGGGTTACCGGGGCGCGCGGTTCTCCTTCGGCTACGGTGCTTGCCCGGACCTCGAAGACCGCGCGAAGATCGTCGAGCTACTCGGCGCCGAGCGGATCGGTGTCACGCTGTCCGAGGAATTCCAGCTGCATCCCGAGCAATCGACGGATGCGATCGTGGCCCATCATCCCGAGGCCAAGTACTTCAACACCTGA
- the ahcY gene encoding adenosylhomocysteinase: MNAKLQKVNGLEFAVADLSLAEAGRHQIRLAEHEMPGLMATRKEYAASKPLKGARIAGSLHMTVQTAVLIETLVELGAEVRWVSCNIFSTQDEAAAAVVVGPGGTPEAPQGVPVFAWKGETLEDYWWCTDQLFRFGEGGAEGPNMILDDGGDATLLVHKGVEFEAAGAVPEPSEDDSDEYKVVLDTLRKSLAEDAGRFTRIAGNVKGVTEETTTGVHRLYEYARAGELLFPAINVNDSVTKSKFDNKYGCRHSLIDGINRATDTLIGGKVAVVCGYGDVGKGCAESLRGQGARVIVTEIDPICALQAAMDGYQVTVLEDVVEIADIFVTTTGNFNIITAEHMARMKHQAIVGNIGHFDNEIDVAGLEKTPGIKHVEIKPQVDEYVFPDGHSIILLSRGRLLNLGNATGHPSFVMSNSFTNQVMAQIELFTKPGEYDKQVYVLPKKLDEKVARLHLDALGVKLTTLTKEQAAYIGVDVEGPYKPDHYRY, encoded by the coding sequence ATGAACGCGAAGTTGCAGAAGGTGAACGGCCTCGAATTCGCCGTCGCCGATCTGTCGTTGGCCGAGGCGGGCAGGCACCAGATCCGGCTGGCGGAACACGAGATGCCCGGCCTGATGGCGACTCGCAAGGAGTACGCGGCGTCCAAGCCCCTCAAGGGAGCGAGGATCGCGGGCTCGCTCCACATGACCGTGCAGACCGCCGTGCTGATCGAGACACTGGTGGAACTCGGCGCCGAGGTGCGCTGGGTGTCGTGCAACATCTTCTCCACCCAGGACGAGGCCGCCGCCGCGGTCGTCGTCGGCCCCGGCGGGACGCCGGAGGCACCGCAGGGCGTGCCGGTCTTCGCCTGGAAGGGCGAGACGCTCGAGGACTACTGGTGGTGCACCGACCAGCTGTTCCGCTTCGGCGAGGGCGGCGCCGAAGGTCCGAACATGATCCTCGACGACGGCGGCGACGCCACGCTGCTCGTGCACAAGGGCGTCGAGTTCGAGGCGGCCGGTGCTGTGCCCGAGCCCTCGGAGGACGACTCCGACGAGTACAAGGTGGTGCTCGACACCCTGCGCAAGAGCCTCGCGGAGGATGCGGGCCGGTTCACGCGTATCGCGGGCAACGTCAAGGGCGTCACCGAGGAGACCACCACCGGCGTTCACCGGCTCTACGAGTACGCCAGGGCAGGCGAGCTGCTCTTCCCCGCGATCAACGTCAACGACTCGGTCACGAAGTCGAAGTTCGACAACAAGTACGGCTGCCGCCACTCGCTCATCGACGGCATCAACCGCGCTACCGACACGCTGATCGGCGGCAAGGTCGCCGTCGTCTGCGGCTACGGCGACGTCGGCAAGGGCTGTGCGGAGTCCCTGCGTGGCCAGGGTGCCCGCGTGATCGTGACGGAGATCGACCCGATCTGCGCGTTGCAGGCGGCGATGGACGGCTACCAGGTGACGGTACTGGAGGACGTCGTCGAGATCGCCGACATCTTCGTCACCACCACCGGCAACTTCAACATCATCACCGCCGAGCACATGGCGCGCATGAAGCACCAGGCGATCGTCGGCAACATCGGCCACTTCGACAACGAGATCGACGTCGCGGGACTTGAGAAGACCCCTGGCATCAAGCACGTCGAGATCAAGCCGCAGGTTGACGAGTACGTCTTCCCCGACGGTCACTCGATCATCCTGCTGAGCCGCGGCAGGCTGCTGAACCTCGGCAACGCCACGGGTCACCCGAGCTTCGTGATGTCGAACAGCTTCACCAACCAGGTGATGGCCCAGATCGAGCTGTTCACCAAGCCCGGCGAGTACGACAAGCAGGTCTACGTCCTTCCGAAGAAGCTCGACGAGAAGGTCGCGCGCCTGCACCTCGACGCGCTCGGCGTGAAGCTGACCACGCTGACCAAGGAGCAGGCCGCCTACATCGGTGTCGATGTGGAAGGGCCCTACAAGCCCGACCACTACCGGTACTGA
- a CDS encoding methylenetetrahydrofolate reductase, producing the protein MRTVVERLSSARCPTFSVEFFPPRDDADEAVLWRSIRELEPLDPAYVSITYGAGGTSREGTIRNIARVATDTTLVPMAHLTAVNHSVAELRHVIGHFAAVGVRNILALRGDPPGDPMGEWVPHPKGLMYAEELVRLVRELGDFCVGVSAFPYGHPRSTDLDTDTRYLVRKLDAGADFAIAQLFFEAGDFLRLRDRVAAAGNAALMLPGIMPLTTPRTWRKTIELSGATPPSWLVERLEPLSDDPKAFRAEGLDVITELCERLLAEGVPELHFYTFNRSKATRELVDRLGLRTPRVEPASAGS; encoded by the coding sequence GTGCGGACCGTTGTCGAACGGCTGTCGAGCGCACGGTGCCCGACGTTCTCCGTGGAGTTCTTCCCGCCCCGCGACGACGCGGACGAAGCCGTCCTCTGGCGGTCGATCCGCGAACTGGAGCCGCTCGACCCCGCATACGTGTCCATCACCTACGGCGCGGGAGGAACGAGCCGCGAGGGAACCATTCGCAACATCGCCCGCGTCGCCACCGACACGACGCTGGTACCGATGGCGCACCTCACGGCGGTGAACCACTCGGTGGCCGAGCTGCGCCACGTTATCGGCCATTTCGCGGCGGTGGGTGTGCGCAACATCCTCGCCCTGCGCGGTGATCCACCGGGAGATCCGATGGGGGAGTGGGTGCCGCATCCGAAGGGGCTCATGTACGCGGAGGAACTCGTGCGGCTCGTGCGCGAGCTGGGCGATTTCTGCGTCGGAGTGTCGGCCTTCCCTTACGGCCACCCGCGCTCCACGGACCTCGACACGGACACCCGCTACCTCGTGCGCAAACTCGACGCGGGTGCCGACTTCGCGATCGCGCAGTTGTTCTTCGAGGCCGGGGACTTCCTGCGATTGCGTGACCGCGTCGCCGCGGCAGGCAACGCCGCGCTGATGCTGCCGGGGATCATGCCGCTCACCACCCCGCGCACCTGGCGCAAGACCATCGAGTTGTCGGGGGCGACGCCGCCGAGCTGGCTGGTGGAGCGCCTCGAACCGCTCTCCGACGATCCGAAGGCGTTCAGGGCCGAGGGGCTCGACGTGATCACCGAGCTGTGTGAGCGCCTGCTCGCCGAGGGCGTTCCCGAGCTGCATTTCTACACGTTCAACCGCTCGAAGGCCACCAGGGAATTGGTTGACCGGCTCGGACTTCGAACCCCACGGGTGGAGCCCGCCTCGGCCGGATCGTAA
- a CDS encoding anthrone oxygenase family protein, whose translation MSPELLFDVQLVITVGAALGSGVLAGVFFAFSSFVMRGLSALPADAGVAAMRAINAAALRPAFLSVFVGTAVLSPVPFVLSLAGDGDSAGLPAAGCALYLAGTVGITRIAHLPRNWALDNVADGQSARRLWVRYLREWTRWNHVRACAAAASSTVFIASVTSTVSTGIP comes from the coding sequence GTGTCACCTGAACTGCTCTTCGATGTCCAGCTCGTGATCACTGTGGGGGCCGCTCTCGGCAGTGGTGTGCTCGCAGGCGTGTTCTTCGCCTTCTCGTCGTTCGTGATGCGGGGGCTTTCCGCTCTGCCTGCCGACGCGGGAGTGGCGGCGATGCGCGCCATCAACGCGGCGGCGCTGCGACCGGCGTTTCTCTCGGTGTTTGTCGGAACCGCTGTGCTCTCGCCCGTGCCGTTCGTGCTCTCACTGGCCGGTGACGGCGATTCCGCCGGTTTGCCCGCGGCGGGGTGCGCGCTCTACCTCGCCGGAACAGTAGGAATCACCAGGATCGCCCACCTTCCCAGAAATTGGGCACTCGACAATGTCGCGGACGGCCAGAGCGCACGGCGGTTGTGGGTGCGTTATCTGCGGGAGTGGACGCGGTGGAACCACGTGCGGGCCTGCGCCGCAGCTGCTTCGTCCACTGTGTTCATCGCGTCCGTGACGTCCACGGTGTCCACCGGTATCCCGTAG
- the thiI gene encoding tRNA uracil 4-sulfurtransferase ThiI encodes MARPCVLLKYGELMLKGRNRGRFEEYLRESLRHAVAGASAPVRISQRPGVVVLSGAPVDELLTRAHNVIGVSVVQPALRTGRTVDDAVNTVLQALTERFGSPDVAGPRRFAIRAHRRDKTFPVGSEQLAARVGSRVVEEWGWPVDLGNPEVEITVEVDQREVFVSLDKQRGQGGLPVGASGRALVLLSGGFDSPVAAYRAMRRGLRCDFVHFTGAPLTGPSSTYKAYALVRQLDRFQSDSRLHVIPIGTAQRALATAGAGNLQIVAQRRLMVRTADALARELGAQALVVGDSLGQVASQTLANMATVEQAAELPLLRPLVAWDKEEIISEARRIGTAEISKLPDEDCCSLLAPPRVATRTTPSQLVNVERRMDLDELVPKLLADVQVHVPGAA; translated from the coding sequence ATGGCGCGGCCGTGCGTGCTGTTGAAGTACGGCGAACTCATGCTCAAGGGGCGGAATCGCGGCAGGTTCGAGGAGTACCTGCGCGAATCGCTGCGGCATGCGGTCGCCGGCGCCTCCGCTCCCGTCCGGATCTCCCAGCGGCCCGGCGTGGTGGTGCTCTCCGGCGCACCGGTTGACGAGCTGCTCACCCGCGCACACAACGTGATCGGTGTCAGCGTCGTGCAACCCGCTCTGCGGACCGGCCGCACCGTGGACGACGCCGTGAACACGGTCTTGCAGGCGCTCACCGAGCGGTTCGGCAGCCCCGATGTCGCCGGGCCTCGCCGGTTCGCGATCCGAGCCCACCGCAGGGACAAGACCTTCCCGGTGGGTTCGGAGCAACTGGCCGCCCGCGTGGGCAGCCGGGTCGTCGAGGAATGGGGCTGGCCGGTCGATCTCGGTAACCCCGAGGTCGAGATCACCGTCGAGGTGGACCAGCGTGAGGTGTTCGTCTCGCTGGACAAGCAGCGCGGGCAGGGTGGTCTGCCGGTCGGAGCCAGCGGGCGAGCGCTCGTGCTGCTGTCGGGCGGGTTCGACTCGCCTGTGGCCGCGTATCGCGCCATGCGGCGCGGACTCCGGTGCGATTTCGTGCACTTCACCGGCGCGCCGTTGACGGGGCCGTCCTCGACGTACAAGGCGTACGCGCTGGTGCGCCAGCTCGATCGGTTCCAGAGCGACTCCCGGCTGCACGTGATCCCGATCGGCACCGCTCAGCGTGCGCTCGCCACCGCGGGAGCGGGAAACCTCCAGATCGTCGCGCAGCGCAGGCTGATGGTGCGCACGGCCGACGCGCTCGCCAGGGAGCTCGGTGCGCAGGCGCTGGTCGTCGGCGACAGCCTCGGGCAGGTGGCGAGCCAGACACTCGCCAACATGGCGACGGTCGAGCAGGCAGCGGAACTGCCGTTGCTGCGCCCCCTCGTGGCCTGGGACAAGGAAGAGATCATCTCCGAGGCCCGCCGCATCGGGACGGCCGAGATCTCCAAGCTCCCCGACGAGGACTGTTGCAGCCTGCTGGCGCCGCCCCGGGTCGCCACGCGCACGACGCCGTCGCAGTTGGTGAACGTCGAGCGCCGGATGGATCTCGACGAGCTGGTGCCGAAGCTGCTCGCCGATGTGCAGGTTCACGTTCCGGGTGCGGCGTAG
- a CDS encoding cytochrome P450, whose amino-acid sequence MGNLRSRLVSWFTRRYFARVQKKGLDLSKMALLPDGVLMPLRRDGLDPVPELGRKREEEPVSKLPVPFGLNLWLVSGHEEAKAVLGDAKTFSNDFTNLVGKTSAQADDNPGGLGFADPPVHTRLRRLLTPEFTMRRLTRLKPGIERIVNERLDAMAKAEGPVDLVEEFALPIPSLVICELLGVAYEDRDEFQHLAVQRFDLFGGAGASLGAISESLEYLLGVVRKERENPGDGLLGMIIKEHGDEIEDRELAGLADGVLTGGFETTASMLSLGALVLLRDRDSFKRVHDDDEVVHGFVEELLRYLTVVQVAFPRFAREDVEIGGVTIAKGDMVVVSLSGANRDDALGVGLDIFDGTRPPTSHLAFGYGVHRCVGAELARMELRAAYPALVRRFPKLRLAVPAEELEFRKTSIVYGVEKLPVFVD is encoded by the coding sequence GTGGGGAATCTCCGGTCGCGCCTCGTCTCGTGGTTCACGCGCCGCTACTTCGCGCGCGTGCAGAAGAAGGGCCTTGATCTTTCGAAGATGGCCCTGTTGCCGGACGGCGTGCTGATGCCGTTGCGCCGTGACGGTCTCGACCCGGTGCCGGAGCTGGGCCGGAAGCGGGAAGAGGAGCCGGTCAGCAAGCTGCCCGTGCCGTTCGGTCTCAACCTGTGGCTGGTGTCCGGTCACGAGGAGGCCAAGGCGGTCCTCGGCGACGCCAAGACGTTCAGCAACGACTTCACCAATCTCGTCGGCAAGACCAGTGCACAGGCCGACGACAATCCCGGTGGTCTCGGGTTCGCGGACCCGCCCGTGCACACCCGCCTGCGGCGACTGCTCACCCCCGAGTTCACGATGCGCCGCCTGACCAGGCTGAAGCCGGGAATCGAGCGGATTGTCAACGAGCGGCTCGACGCCATGGCCAAGGCCGAAGGCCCGGTGGATCTCGTCGAGGAGTTCGCGCTGCCGATCCCGTCGCTGGTGATCTGCGAACTGCTGGGTGTCGCGTACGAGGATCGTGACGAGTTCCAGCACCTGGCCGTGCAGCGGTTCGACCTCTTCGGCGGTGCGGGAGCGTCGCTCGGGGCGATCTCCGAGTCGCTGGAGTATCTCCTGGGAGTGGTCCGTAAGGAACGGGAGAACCCCGGCGACGGGCTCCTCGGCATGATCATCAAGGAACACGGTGACGAGATCGAGGACCGCGAACTCGCCGGGCTGGCGGACGGCGTGCTGACCGGCGGATTCGAGACCACGGCGAGCATGTTGTCGCTGGGCGCGCTCGTGCTGCTGCGCGACCGCGATTCCTTCAAGCGCGTCCACGACGACGACGAGGTGGTGCACGGCTTCGTCGAGGAGCTGCTGCGATACCTCACCGTGGTGCAGGTGGCGTTCCCGCGCTTCGCGAGGGAGGACGTCGAGATCGGTGGCGTGACCATCGCGAAGGGCGACATGGTGGTCGTGTCGTTGAGCGGAGCCAATCGCGACGATGCTTTGGGAGTCGGTCTCGACATCTTCGACGGGACCCGGCCCCCGACGTCGCACCTCGCGTTCGGCTACGGTGTGCACCGCTGTGTGGGGGCCGAGCTGGCTCGCATGGAGTTGCGCGCCGCCTATCCCGCCCTCGTCCGCCGATTCCCGAAGCTGCGACTGGCCGTTCCCGCCGAGGAACTGGAGTTCCGCAAGACGTCGATCGTCTACGGCGTGGAGAAGCTTCCCGTCTTTGTGGACTGA
- a CDS encoding MoaD/ThiS family protein codes for MIRVTLPPHLRNLAGVSGEVRLDLTGTITLGAVLDALEAAYPVLRGAIRDHGTKRRRAFVRFFACEEDLSHEPPDTPLPGAVASGAEPLLVIGAMAGG; via the coding sequence ATGATCCGTGTGACGCTTCCACCACACTTGCGCAATCTGGCCGGGGTTTCCGGTGAGGTGCGGCTCGACCTCACCGGAACCATCACGCTGGGCGCAGTGCTCGACGCGCTCGAAGCCGCCTACCCGGTACTGCGTGGCGCCATCCGCGACCATGGCACCAAGCGCAGGCGCGCGTTCGTGCGTTTCTTCGCCTGCGAGGAGGATCTGTCGCACGAGCCGCCCGACACCCCGCTGCCGGGCGCCGTGGCCAGCGGGGCGGAGCCATTGCTCGTCATCGGGGCGATGGCGGGCGGCTGA
- a CDS encoding WD40/YVTN/BNR-like repeat-containing protein: MSRVRVLVGTRKGGFVLTADGKRDEWEVNGPFFGGWETYHVAASPADPDRLYASTSLGWFGQQVQRSDDGGASWEPVGNEFAYVGEPGTHQWYDGSQRPWDFTRVWHFEPSPSDPDRVYAGVEDAALFRSDDGGRSWQELPGLRTHESGPSWQPGAGGMCLHTILIDPRDEQRLRVAISAAGVFASDDGGNTWTPANKGLVSEGIPDPDAEVGHCVHNLARHPDRPDTLYMQKHWHVMRSDDNGASWYKISGDLPTDFGFPIDVHAHEPDTVYVVPITSDYLHVPFEGRLRVYRSRSGGHEWEPLTDGLPQENCYVNVLRDALATDSLDECGVYFGTTGGQVYASADAGDHWKPIVRDLPPVLSVEVQTLP, from the coding sequence ATGAGCCGAGTACGGGTTCTCGTGGGAACACGCAAGGGCGGCTTCGTCCTCACCGCTGACGGCAAGCGCGACGAGTGGGAGGTGAACGGCCCTTTCTTCGGGGGCTGGGAGACCTATCACGTCGCCGCGTCGCCCGCCGATCCAGACCGGCTCTACGCCTCCACCTCGCTCGGCTGGTTCGGGCAGCAGGTGCAGCGCTCCGACGACGGCGGTGCGAGCTGGGAGCCAGTCGGCAACGAATTCGCCTACGTCGGCGAGCCGGGTACTCACCAGTGGTACGACGGCAGTCAGCGTCCCTGGGACTTCACCCGCGTCTGGCACTTCGAGCCGTCTCCGAGCGATCCGGATCGCGTCTACGCCGGGGTGGAGGACGCCGCGCTCTTCCGCAGCGACGACGGCGGCCGTTCGTGGCAGGAGCTACCCGGCCTGCGGACCCACGAGTCCGGCCCATCGTGGCAACCCGGCGCTGGAGGTATGTGCCTGCACACCATCCTCATCGATCCGCGCGACGAGCAGCGCCTCCGTGTGGCGATCTCGGCGGCGGGGGTGTTCGCCAGTGACGACGGCGGCAACACCTGGACACCTGCCAACAAGGGCCTGGTCAGCGAGGGCATTCCCGACCCGGACGCCGAGGTCGGTCACTGCGTGCACAATCTCGCACGACACCCCGACCGCCCCGACACGCTCTACATGCAGAAGCACTGGCACGTGATGCGCTCCGACGACAACGGCGCGAGCTGGTACAAAATCTCGGGTGATCTGCCCACCGATTTCGGCTTTCCCATCGACGTCCACGCCCACGAGCCTGACACGGTCTACGTCGTGCCCATCACCAGCGACTACCTGCACGTTCCTTTCGAAGGGCGGCTTCGGGTGTATCGCAGCCGCAGTGGCGGGCACGAGTGGGAACCGCTCACCGACGGCCTGCCGCAGGAGAACTGCTACGTCAATGTGCTGAGGGATGCCTTGGCGACCGACTCGCTCGACGAATGCGGCGTGTACTTCGGAACAACCGGAGGGCAGGTGTACGCGTCCGCCGACGCAGGAGACCACTGGAAGCCGATCGTCCGTGACCTTCCGCCCGTGCTGTCCGTGGAGGTGCAGACGCTGCCATGA